Part of the Devosia sp. SL43 genome, CCGCCCGCGCTTCAGGGCAACATCGTAATAGTCGGTGACGGCATCAAAGCCTATGACCGTGTGCCCCTCATCGAGCAGACGCCGGGCCAGATGATAGCCAATGAACCCGGCCGTCCCGGTAACGAAAACCCGCATTTATGTTCCCTGCACCGGTCGACCAACGACCACATCGCTTCGACACGTAGCCAAGTCAATGCTGCAAGAGATGGCCATCACTCTACGTCCGGCTTGACGCTGCGATGACGTTTCACCACGCCGCGAATAGCCTTGCCGTCAAGGCGCCGGCGCTTGGAAGCCAGCGTCGGCCTGGTGGCAACACGCGGCTTGGGCACATGCGAGCCGGCCACCAGCAGGCCTACAAGGCGCTCCAGTGCGTCGGCCCGGTTCATCGGCTGGTCGCGGTGTCCATTGGCGATGATGACGATCACGCCATCCTTGGTCAGCCGCTTGCCGGCCAGCACCGCCACGCGCCGCTTCATCGCTTCGGGAATGTTAGGAGAATTGGCCAGGTCAAAGCGCAGCTGCACCGCGCTCGACACCTTGTTGACATTCTGCCCACCGGCGCCGGTACCACGAACGAAACTCTCCTCGATCTCGGATGGATCGATGGAAATGGAGCGGGTGATGACAATGGGATCAGCCATCCCCGCTCCTTACTAGTTCCGGTACCGACCCGCGAAGATGATTTCGCCCTCGTGGATCGTGAGCCCCTTGACGGTTGCCCGATACTTGCCAGGCAGGCCCTCTGCCTCGATCACCCAGCCCTTCTTCAGCATACCGGCGAAGACCTTTTCGCCGATATCCTTGAAGTCGCCTGGTCCCAACGCATTCTCTTCGCCGAGATGCGTCAGGGCCTTGATCTCGCGATTGGACGGGCGCTGCGGCATTAGGATGCCTTCGCTGCCTTAAGATCGGGTGCGGTGGCTTCAGCCATGAGTGCGACCAGAGCATCCATGAACGGCTCCACCTTCTGGCCCTCGCTACCGAGGCGGCGCACCGAAACGGTACCCTCCTCGGCTTCGCGACGGCCCACCACGAACATCAGCGGGGTCTTGCCCACCGAATGCTCGCGCACCTTGTAGTTGATCTTCTCGTTGCGCATGTCGAGATCGGCGCGAATGCCCGCCGCCCGCAACTGGCTCACCAGCTTCTGGGCGTATTCATCCGCCTCCGACACGATGGTCGCGACGACGACCTGGGTCGGGGCCAGCCACATCGGCATCTTGCCGGCATAGCTCTCGATCATCATGCCGATGAAGCGCTCGAGCGAACCCAGGATCGCGCGATGCAGCATCACCACATACTGGCGCGAGCCATCCTCGGCGACATAAGTCGCGTCCAGACGTTCCGGCAGCACGTAGTCGAGCTGCAGCGTCCCCACCTGCCAGGAACGCCCGATGGCGTCCTTGAGGTGGAATTCGAGCTTGGGCGCATAGAACGCGCCTTCGCCCTCGGCGATCTCGAAGTCATAGC contains:
- the arfB gene encoding alternative ribosome rescue aminoacyl-tRNA hydrolase ArfB produces the protein MADPIVITRSISIDPSEIEESFVRGTGAGGQNVNKVSSAVQLRFDLANSPNIPEAMKRRVAVLAGKRLTKDGVIVIIANGHRDQPMNRADALERLVGLLVAGSHVPKPRVATRPTLASKRRRLDGKAIRGVVKRHRSVKPDVE